A region of Homo sapiens chromosome 17, GRCh38.p14 Primary Assembly DNA encodes the following proteins:
- the RAB40B gene encoding ras-related protein Rab-40B isoform X4: MSALGSPVRAYDFLLKFLLVGDSDVGKGEILASLQDGAAESPYGHPAGIDYKTTTILLDGRRVKLQLWSEIPGGFCQAQNPPRPQQDPEAALLWCRCQLCPHCRLSKVTLPPWTPECGPQSVVLPGAHNWVFCLPPPALTSLPTPTGAGVGLCSAPSGWQRPRRPARCPS, encoded by the exons ATGAGCGCCCTGGGCAGCCCGGTCCGGGCCTACGACTTTCTGCTCAAGTTCCTGCTGGTGGGCGACAGCGACGTGGGCAAGGGCGAGATCCTGGCGAGCCTGCAGGATGGCGCGGCCGAGTCCCCGTACGGCCACCCGGCGG GCATCGACTACAAGACGACCACCATCCTGCTGGACGGGCGGCGGGTGAAGCTGCAGCTCTG GAGTGAGATCCCAGGGGGCTTCTGCCAAGCTCAGAATCCCCCCAGGCCCCAGCAGGACCCTGAGGCTGCTCTCCTGTGGTGCCGGTGCCAGCTCTGTCCACACTGTCGTCTGAGCAAGGTCACACTCCCACCGTGGACCCCGGAGTGTGGACCCCAGAGTGTGGTCCTTCCTGGTGCCCACAACTGGGTCTTCTGCCTGCCCCCACctgccctcacctccctccccacacccactGGGGCTGGGGTTGGGCTCTGCTCTGCTCCTTCAGGGTGGCAGCGGCCCAGGAGGCCGGCACGTTGTCCCAGCTGA